One genomic segment of uncultured Desulfobacter sp. includes these proteins:
- the cas1 gene encoding CRISPR-associated endonuclease Cas1, protein MESLYVVEQGAYIRKSGDSLDIVKKGQVMESLPAKGLEKLILTGNISLSGPVMDFLIKNRVETVFLTPTGRFRARLMIDEHKHVALRKAQYLKLEDPAFKLTVMKVIVAGKLHNTAMFLARRGRDYKEARLGSAAAGLKALKSSLEKAESPDEVRGFEGAGARIYFSVFKLLIRNDRFFFNNRNRRPPKDPVNALLSFVYTLLTNEVISAIKTCGLDPYMGTLHEIAYGRPSLACDLVEEYRCLIGDRFVLNLLNRKMIRPEDFLFRDKKIEAYADEKELASKRAVEMKPHLYRTVISSYEELMRGTSSFRRTIQTQVRGFADFLLDPGKSYRPMTF, encoded by the coding sequence ATGGAAAGTCTTTATGTGGTGGAACAGGGTGCATATATCCGGAAAAGCGGAGACAGCCTGGACATTGTTAAAAAGGGCCAGGTGATGGAATCCCTGCCTGCCAAAGGATTGGAAAAACTGATACTGACCGGGAATATATCCCTAAGCGGCCCGGTGATGGATTTTTTAATCAAAAACCGTGTGGAAACTGTTTTTCTGACACCCACCGGCCGGTTTCGAGCCAGGCTCATGATTGACGAGCATAAACATGTGGCGTTACGCAAAGCCCAGTATCTAAAATTGGAAGACCCTGCTTTCAAGCTGACGGTAATGAAAGTGATTGTTGCAGGCAAACTCCACAACACTGCCATGTTTTTAGCCCGGCGAGGCAGGGATTACAAGGAGGCCAGACTGGGATCTGCTGCGGCCGGACTCAAGGCGCTGAAATCTTCACTGGAAAAAGCCGAGAGCCCTGACGAAGTACGTGGATTTGAGGGGGCCGGTGCCCGGATCTATTTCAGCGTGTTTAAATTACTCATACGAAATGACCGGTTTTTCTTCAATAACCGGAACAGGCGCCCGCCAAAGGACCCGGTAAATGCCCTGCTCTCCTTTGTTTATACCTTATTGACAAATGAGGTGATCTCGGCAATAAAAACATGTGGGCTGGATCCATACATGGGCACCCTGCATGAAATCGCTTACGGCCGGCCGTCCCTGGCCTGCGATCTGGTTGAAGAATATCGGTGTCTGATCGGGGACCGCTTTGTATTGAATCTGCTCAACCGCAAAATGATTCGCCCGGAAGATTTTCTTTTCAGGGATAAAAAAATCGAAGCCTATGCCGATGAAAAGGAGTTGGCCTCCAAAAGGGCCGTGGAAATGAAACCCCATCTTTATCGGACCGTTATATCGTCCTATGAGGAGCTGATGCGGGGAACATCTTCATTTCGCCGGACCATCCAGACCCAGGTCCGGGGATTTGCAGACTTTCTTTTAGATCCCGGAAAGTCTTACCGGCCCATGACGTTTTGA
- a CDS encoding (Fe-S)-binding protein: MSMIIAPADYLLFGFFPTVIFSFLLPVIGVGLFTYIIARRLAPLVRANPDYRFDNIPERIKNLIVVWLGQIRQPRYMLAGVLHIIIFAGFLILSIRSTSLVIIGLYDGFVFPGLGGSLGAVYNFIKDYAATAVLVACIIAAYRRGIKKPARYAVPEKYGHDHTAEAVFVLGIIATLMISESMFEASAVAYNYQSLGEAHFPAIFSLAWFFSKILGFVSLESLQGLHIIMYYVHDVTFFFFLCFLPLGKHFHVITSIFNVFFMRVKKGNIKPVKYGVSDEELDDLESFGVKKLEDFTWKHMLDFYSCADCGRCSDQCPANAAGRPLSPRFITIKARDLMFKNYPIKSGVIYKSDKLLVEDIYTEDEIWSCTTCGACEQECPLGIEYIDKMVDLRRGMVDEGMVPQSLQKPLKALEKRGNPYGKMEKKRADWAREKTFAETHTVKDLGKDAADTLYFVDSITSYDDNMQEIARRTSIILEKAGVDFGILGKGEKDSGNEVLRFGEEMLYQELKAQNTEAILESGVKQIVTADPHALNALKNDYTGLPPVKHISQIVAEKINSGVLTMTPCKNPDKVYVYHDPCYLGRHNSIYESPRQALDAIAGLTRVELEKSRDRSFCCGGGGLMLFYEPEEETRMGVLRVNMAAEAGANVIVTACPFCLVNIQDAIKVAGKEGEMEALDFTQLIEEHLA; encoded by the coding sequence ATGTCTATGATTATTGCTCCGGCAGACTATCTGTTGTTCGGTTTTTTTCCAACAGTGATTTTTTCATTTCTTCTGCCGGTAATCGGTGTAGGGCTTTTTACCTACATTATAGCACGAAGACTTGCGCCTTTGGTCCGGGCCAATCCAGACTATCGTTTTGACAATATTCCGGAACGGATTAAAAATCTGATCGTCGTCTGGTTAGGACAGATCCGCCAGCCCAGATACATGCTGGCAGGTGTGCTGCACATCATTATATTTGCCGGCTTTTTAATCCTTTCCATCCGTTCCACAAGCCTTGTTATTATCGGTCTGTATGACGGCTTTGTGTTTCCCGGATTAGGCGGCAGCCTTGGGGCTGTTTATAATTTTATTAAAGATTATGCAGCCACCGCCGTTCTTGTGGCCTGTATCATCGCGGCCTACCGCCGGGGCATCAAAAAGCCTGCCCGTTATGCAGTGCCTGAAAAATATGGTCATGACCATACGGCAGAAGCGGTTTTTGTTCTGGGCATCATCGCCACCCTGATGATTTCTGAAAGCATGTTTGAAGCATCTGCCGTCGCCTACAACTATCAATCTCTTGGCGAAGCCCATTTCCCGGCAATTTTTTCCCTGGCCTGGTTTTTTTCAAAGATACTTGGGTTTGTATCCTTAGAATCCCTCCAGGGCCTGCATATCATTATGTATTATGTGCATGATGTCACTTTTTTCTTCTTTCTGTGCTTTTTGCCCTTGGGCAAGCATTTCCACGTCATCACCTCTATTTTCAACGTCTTTTTCATGCGGGTGAAAAAAGGCAATATCAAACCGGTTAAATACGGTGTTTCCGATGAGGAACTGGATGATCTGGAATCCTTTGGCGTTAAAAAACTTGAGGATTTTACCTGGAAGCACATGCTCGATTTCTACTCCTGTGCAGACTGCGGCCGCTGTTCCGACCAGTGTCCTGCCAATGCCGCAGGCCGTCCTTTGTCTCCGCGTTTCATCACCATCAAAGCCCGGGATCTTATGTTTAAGAATTATCCGATCAAGTCCGGTGTGATTTATAAATCCGACAAGCTGCTGGTGGAGGACATTTATACTGAGGATGAAATCTGGTCCTGTACCACCTGCGGGGCCTGTGAGCAGGAATGTCCCCTGGGGATCGAATATATTGATAAGATGGTTGATTTGCGTCGTGGTATGGTGGATGAGGGCATGGTACCCCAGTCCCTGCAAAAACCCCTTAAAGCCCTTGAAAAACGCGGCAATCCCTATGGTAAAATGGAGAAGAAACGCGCGGACTGGGCCAGGGAAAAAACCTTTGCCGAAACCCATACGGTTAAGGATCTGGGTAAAGACGCTGCCGATACCCTGTACTTTGTTGACAGTATCACCTCCTATGACGATAATATGCAGGAAATTGCCCGCAGGACATCCATTATCCTTGAAAAGGCCGGCGTGGACTTCGGCATCCTGGGTAAAGGTGAAAAAGACAGCGGCAACGAGGTGCTCCGGTTTGGTGAAGAGATGCTTTACCAGGAGCTCAAAGCCCAGAACACCGAAGCCATTCTTGAATCCGGTGTCAAACAGATTGTCACGGCCGATCCCCATGCCCTGAATGCTTTGAAAAACGACTACACGGGTCTGCCTCCTGTAAAACACATCAGTCAAATTGTGGCTGAAAAGATTAATTCCGGTGTCCTGACCATGACACCATGTAAAAATCCCGATAAAGTATATGTGTACCATGATCCCTGTTACCTTGGCCGCCACAACAGTATTTATGAATCCCCGAGGCAGGCGCTGGATGCCATTGCCGGCCTGACCCGGGTGGAGCTGGAAAAGAGCCGTGACCGTTCTTTTTGCTGCGGCGGCGGTGGCCTGATGCTGTTTTATGAGCCCGAAGAAGAGACCCGCATGGGGGTCCTCAGGGTAAATATGGCAGCAGAAGCCGGGGCCAATGTTATTGTCACGGCCTGTCCTTTTTGTCTGGTGAATATCCAGGATGCCATTAAGGTGGCCGGAAAAGAAGGCGAGATGGAAGCCCTTGATTTTACACAACTCATTGAGGAACATTTAGCATAA
- the thyA gene encoding thymidylate synthase: MDAYSNIVRKVLNQGQVKENRTGVNTIAIAGAMFEHDMAQGFPLLTTKYVPFSLVAGELEFFIKGITDKNWLRDRNNHIWDEWCSPAKVAYGHDDETQKKMMNERELGPIYGFQWRHFGGGYQAWDKAPVPSGVDQLKNLVDTLKTNPDDRRMIVSAWNPIDLGQMALPPCHYGFQVTVINGRLNLLWNQRSVDTALGLPFNIASYGLLLTLLALESGFKPGTLVGFLGDTHIYENHVQGLTQQLERKPFTLPGIETASFSSIFDWQYKDTVLTDYQHHPAIRFEIAV, translated from the coding sequence ATGGACGCCTATTCAAATATTGTTAGAAAAGTACTTAACCAGGGCCAGGTCAAGGAGAACCGCACCGGAGTGAATACCATTGCCATTGCCGGGGCCATGTTTGAACATGACATGGCCCAGGGATTTCCATTGCTGACCACCAAATATGTGCCATTTTCCCTTGTGGCCGGGGAACTGGAATTTTTCATTAAAGGCATCACCGATAAAAACTGGCTGCGGGACAGGAACAACCACATCTGGGATGAATGGTGCTCACCGGCGAAGGTCGCCTACGGGCATGATGATGAGACCCAAAAAAAGATGATGAACGAGCGGGAACTTGGCCCTATTTACGGATTCCAGTGGCGGCATTTTGGCGGTGGATATCAGGCCTGGGACAAGGCACCGGTTCCGTCCGGGGTGGATCAGCTTAAAAACCTGGTGGACACCCTGAAAACCAATCCCGATGACCGGCGGATGATCGTATCGGCCTGGAACCCCATAGATCTGGGTCAGATGGCCCTGCCGCCCTGCCACTACGGTTTTCAGGTCACAGTTATCAATGGACGGCTTAATCTACTGTGGAACCAGAGATCCGTGGATACAGCTCTGGGGCTGCCCTTTAACATTGCAAGCTATGGACTTCTTCTAACGCTTCTGGCCCTGGAATCAGGTTTTAAACCAGGCACCCTTGTGGGCTTTCTGGGGGACACCCATATTTATGAAAACCATGTGCAGGGACTGACGCAACAGCTTGAAAGAAAACCCTTTACCCTGCCTGGTATAGAAACCGCCTCTTTTAGCTCTATTTTTGACTGGCAGTACAAGGACACGGTTTTAACGGACTACCAGCATCACCCGGCCATCCGGTTTGAAATTGCTGTTTAG
- a CDS encoding electron transfer flavoprotein subunit beta/FixA family protein translates to MEILVCVKRVPDTAENEFELNSEGNDLDRDDLVYSVNEWDNYAVEEAIQIVDNLGGSITVVTVGDDEAEEVLRREMAMGANNGVLLSDDAFEGSDGRGIAAILKAEVEKGNYDLILTGAQADEGAGQVGGMLAAMLDYPYASLVNKIEPADGKIKVGREIEGGNQEMNEIELPCVLSIQTGINEPRYVGIRGIRKVASVEIPVKGAGDLGVDAGSVGEAGAKTKRVDYFVPDLGDGAEMLEGSTDEIIEKLIEKLKAKGGL, encoded by the coding sequence ATGGAAATTTTGGTGTGCGTCAAACGCGTTCCAGATACTGCTGAGAACGAATTTGAACTCAATTCCGAAGGAAATGATCTGGATCGTGATGATCTGGTTTATTCTGTGAACGAGTGGGACAATTATGCCGTTGAAGAGGCCATTCAGATTGTGGATAACCTGGGCGGCAGCATAACGGTTGTAACTGTGGGTGATGACGAGGCTGAGGAAGTCCTCAGGCGTGAAATGGCCATGGGCGCAAATAACGGCGTTCTTCTTTCCGATGACGCCTTTGAAGGATCTGACGGCCGAGGTATTGCCGCCATTCTCAAAGCTGAAGTTGAAAAAGGCAATTATGACCTGATACTTACCGGCGCCCAGGCAGATGAAGGCGCGGGGCAGGTTGGCGGCATGCTTGCAGCTATGCTGGATTATCCCTATGCGTCGCTGGTGAACAAGATTGAACCTGCGGATGGAAAAATTAAAGTGGGCCGGGAAATCGAAGGCGGCAACCAGGAGATGAACGAAATTGAACTGCCCTGCGTGCTTTCCATCCAGACCGGTATCAACGAACCCCGTTATGTCGGTATCCGCGGTATCCGTAAGGTGGCCAGTGTCGAAATTCCTGTAAAAGGCGCCGGTGATCTTGGTGTGGACGCAGGCAGCGTAGGCGAGGCCGGCGCAAAGACCAAACGCGTGGATTATTTTGTACCCGATCTGGGTGATGGTGCTGAAATGCTTGAAGGCTCCACCGATGAAATTATTGAAAAATTGATTGAGAAGTTGAAAGCCAAAGGAGGTCTTTGA
- a CDS encoding ATP-binding protein, whose amino-acid sequence MAKKYIERTISPLVLLYSKQYPVVTIMGPRQSGKTTLCRQLFQDKAYVSLETPEDRLFAQQDPVGFLGRYPDGAVLDEIQRVPDLLSYIQTIVDDREQNGMFILTGSQQFGLLDNISQSLAGRTALVDLLPFSLKEAWGQQLSDQDINTVLWTGGYPGIFDKGRNPSQMLQFYVRTYLERDVRTLINIKDLSAFEIFLRLCAGRTGQILNMSALGNECGVTGKTIREWISVLEASYILKLLKPYYANFNKRLVKSPKLYFLDIGLACYLLGISNPDHLVSHPLKGALFETMAVSEIWKQTCNRGEGDTLYYFRDSKGHEVDLIRDQGISQSIMEIKSGQTIAPDFFKGLDYYKKISSNVDQAFLVYGGDKNHIQNNTRVTGWRHLSDIGF is encoded by the coding sequence ATGGCAAAAAAATATATTGAACGAACCATCTCTCCCCTGGTTCTATTATATTCAAAACAATACCCGGTGGTGACCATCATGGGTCCCAGACAGTCCGGAAAGACAACCCTGTGTCGGCAACTGTTCCAGGACAAAGCCTATGTATCTCTTGAAACCCCTGAAGACAGGCTGTTTGCCCAACAGGACCCTGTTGGCTTTTTAGGCCGTTATCCGGACGGGGCCGTTCTTGATGAAATTCAGCGGGTACCGGATTTGCTCTCCTACATCCAGACCATCGTGGATGACCGGGAACAAAACGGCATGTTTATTCTTACAGGAAGCCAGCAGTTCGGCCTTTTGGACAACATCTCCCAGTCCCTGGCCGGCCGGACCGCACTGGTTGATCTGTTGCCGTTTTCTTTAAAGGAAGCCTGGGGGCAGCAGCTGTCGGACCAGGATATCAATACCGTATTATGGACCGGCGGATATCCGGGCATTTTTGATAAGGGCCGTAATCCGTCCCAGATGCTGCAATTTTACGTAAGGACTTATCTCGAAAGGGACGTCAGAACATTGATCAACATCAAAGACCTATCGGCATTTGAGATATTCCTGCGGCTGTGCGCTGGACGCACCGGCCAGATTTTGAACATGAGCGCACTGGGTAACGAATGCGGCGTGACCGGAAAGACCATCCGTGAATGGATTTCCGTTCTTGAGGCAAGTTACATCCTGAAACTGTTAAAACCATATTACGCTAATTTTAATAAGCGGCTGGTCAAATCGCCCAAATTGTATTTTTTGGATATCGGGCTTGCCTGTTACCTTCTTGGTATTTCAAACCCGGACCATCTGGTATCCCACCCTTTGAAAGGAGCTCTTTTTGAAACAATGGCCGTGTCTGAAATATGGAAACAGACCTGCAACCGGGGAGAGGGCGATACCCTGTATTATTTCCGGGACAGCAAAGGGCACGAAGTTGATTTGATCCGGGATCAAGGCATTTCCCAATCTATTATGGAAATCAAATCAGGCCAGACCATTGCCCCTGATTTTTTTAAGGGGCTGGACTACTATAAAAAAATCAGCAGCAATGTGGATCAGGCCTTTCTGGTTTATGGCGGAGATAAAAATCATATCCAGAATAACACCCGGGTAACGGGATGGAGGCATTTGTCTGATATCGGTTTTTAA
- a CDS encoding electron transfer flavoprotein subunit alpha/FixB family protein, whose amino-acid sequence MTQIFAYVPFKNGVAEDVALEFPDAAKKIDAGASLTAVVTGAGADLDKVANELTKTYSEVIKIDNEALAYPNAEIVRKALTNVIPADAIVLVPHDTFGMDLAPGLSIKLDSAYAADVVDFEGMDGATLKLIRQELGGAVSTHVTCDASAGAVLTIRPGAFAPADGGASGAVVDKSGEAGDLSAKRTFLEVVEAEVGDVDITKSDVLVSIGRGIEDEDNIEVAQELADAMGAVVSCSRPIVDAKWLEKSRQVGTSGQTVKPKVYMAMGISGSFQHMGGIKGNPFIVAVNKNPKAPIFQVADVGIVEDILDFMPELQEAIEAL is encoded by the coding sequence ATGACACAGATTTTTGCATATGTTCCATTTAAAAACGGGGTGGCCGAAGATGTGGCCCTGGAATTCCCGGATGCTGCAAAAAAGATTGATGCCGGTGCATCTCTGACTGCTGTCGTTACCGGCGCCGGCGCTGATCTGGACAAAGTGGCCAATGAGCTGACCAAAACCTATTCAGAAGTTATTAAAATTGACAATGAGGCCCTGGCTTATCCCAATGCCGAGATCGTGAGAAAAGCCCTGACCAATGTCATTCCAGCCGATGCCATTGTGCTGGTACCCCATGATACCTTTGGCATGGATCTGGCCCCTGGCCTGTCCATCAAACTGGATTCCGCCTATGCGGCTGACGTTGTTGATTTTGAAGGCATGGACGGTGCGACCCTGAAACTTATCCGTCAGGAACTGGGCGGCGCTGTTTCCACCCATGTGACCTGTGATGCGTCTGCGGGCGCTGTTCTCACCATCCGTCCGGGCGCTTTTGCTCCGGCTGACGGCGGTGCTTCCGGTGCCGTGGTTGACAAATCCGGTGAGGCCGGTGACCTTTCGGCCAAAAGAACTTTCCTGGAAGTGGTTGAAGCGGAAGTCGGCGATGTCGATATCACCAAATCCGACGTTCTGGTTTCCATTGGCCGTGGTATTGAAGATGAAGACAATATTGAAGTTGCCCAGGAACTGGCTGACGCCATGGGTGCGGTGGTGTCCTGCTCTCGTCCCATTGTTGACGCCAAATGGCTTGAAAAATCTCGCCAGGTAGGGACTTCCGGCCAGACCGTTAAGCCCAAAGTCTACATGGCCATGGGTATTTCCGGTTCCTTCCAGCATATGGGCGGCATCAAGGGCAATCCCTTTATCGTTGCCGTGAACAAAAACCCCAAAGCACCGATTTTCCAGGTTGCTGATGTGGGTATCGTGGAAGATATCCTTGATTTCATGCCTGAACTCCAGGAAGCCATTGAGGCACTTTAA